Proteins encoded in a region of the Armatimonadota bacterium genome:
- a CDS encoding transposase, with product MARYRHYQNRGGPGDDVFVTTTCLDFALLFARPEMRSAVGASLLGDLDHYGAVLHAYVVMPHHVHLVVRAPSDMGPPALMQRLKKNAADRLLPLLEPDEAAQLSQQEGLDGRRFWKRSFRSLVLERDRTFWQKVGYVHQNPVRAGLAVRAEDYPWSSARAMKSGRWSWEEGCLQACLESVRTKPPD from the coding sequence TTGGCCAGGTATCGGCACTATCAGAACCGGGGTGGCCCGGGCGACGACGTTTTCGTCACGACGACGTGCCTGGACTTCGCGCTGCTGTTCGCCCGGCCGGAGATGCGCTCTGCGGTCGGGGCTTCGCTGCTCGGCGACCTCGACCACTATGGTGCGGTCCTGCACGCCTACGTCGTCATGCCGCACCACGTCCATCTTGTCGTGCGGGCGCCTTCCGATATGGGGCCACCCGCCCTGATGCAGCGGCTCAAGAAGAACGCCGCCGACCGGCTGCTCCCCTTGCTAGAGCCCGATGAAGCCGCCCAACTGTCGCAGCAGGAAGGTCTGGACGGACGTCGGTTCTGGAAGCGGTCGTTCCGTTCGCTGGTGCTCGAGAGAGACCGCACCTTCTGGCAGAAAGTGGGCTACGTCCACCAGAACCCGGTCCGTGCCGGCCTGGCCGTACGGGCCGAGGACTACCCATGGTCGAGCGCCCGAGCGATGAAGTCCGGAAGGTGGTCGTGGGAGGAAGGCTGCCTGCAGGCGTGCTTGGAGTCGGTGCGGACGAAGCCTCCAGACTAG